In Janthinobacterium sp. J1-1, a single genomic region encodes these proteins:
- a CDS encoding chemotaxis protein CheB has translation MLPHRAPLTTIAAPPEGLRLIAIGASAGGVEALGLLLCALPAHCRASVVVVLHLAPGRSSRLPLLYGARCLLPIREAQDKEPLQPGVVYFAPPDYHLQIEPERSFSLSLEAPVYFSRPSIDVLLETAASTYRREMLAIILTGASADGAEGLAKVRQLGGGAWVQDPATASSATMPAAALRRAGADRVLDVRQLAASLALLAS, from the coding sequence ATGCTGCCGCACCGCGCACCGCTGACCACCATCGCCGCGCCGCCGGAAGGCCTGCGCCTGATCGCCATCGGCGCCTCGGCCGGCGGCGTCGAAGCGCTGGGCTTGCTGCTATGCGCCTTGCCGGCCCACTGCCGCGCCAGCGTGGTGGTGGTGCTGCACCTGGCGCCGGGTCGTTCGAGCCGCCTGCCGCTGCTGTATGGTGCGCGTTGCCTGCTGCCGATCCGCGAAGCGCAGGACAAGGAACCCTTGCAGCCGGGAGTGGTGTATTTCGCGCCGCCCGACTACCATTTGCAGATCGAGCCGGAGCGCAGCTTTTCGCTGTCGCTGGAAGCGCCCGTGTATTTTTCGCGCCCATCGATCGACGTGCTGCTGGAAACGGCGGCCAGCACCTACCGGCGCGAGATGCTGGCCATTATCCTGACCGGCGCCTCGGCCGATGGCGCCGAAGGGTTGGCGAAAGTGCGCCAGCTGGGCGGCGGCGCCTGGGTGCAGGACCCGGCGACGGCCTCGTCGGCCACGATGCCGGCCGCCGCGCTGCGGCGCGCGGGCGCCGACCGCGTGCTGGA